From a region of the Solanum stenotomum isolate F172 unplaced genomic scaffold, ASM1918654v1 scaffold9649, whole genome shotgun sequence genome:
- the LOC125853163 gene encoding vacuolar iron transporter homolog 1-like, protein MASNQASNNTQQESKFTLSMNHDMEQQQISLDHQQVEEKEFDYSKRSQWLRAAVLGANDGLVSTASLMMGIGAVKKDIKVMILTGFAGLVAGACSMAIGEFVSVYSQLDIEVAQMKRDNKRRNKIEGDNEDEKNVLPNPAQAAAASALAFSVGAIVPLLAASFIRDYKVRIGAVVAAVTIALMVFGWLGAVLGKAPAIKSSARVLFGGWLAMAITYGLTKLIGSSGL, encoded by the coding sequence aTGGCATCAAACCAAGCAAGTAATAATACTCAACAAGAATCTAAGTTCACTCTCTCTATGAATCATGATATGGAGCAACAACAAATAAGCCTAGATCATCAACAAGTAGAAGAAAAAGAGTTTGACTACTCAAAACGTTCCCAATGGCTCCGAGCAGCTGTGCTCGGAGCCAATGATGGGTTGGTTTCAACCGCATCATTAATGATGGGAATTGGTGCTGTGAAAAAGGACATAAAAGTCATGATCCTTACTGGATTCGCCGGCCTAGTGGCCGGCGCATGTTCTATGGCTATAGGAGAATTTGTCTCTGTTTATTCTCAACTCGATATAGAAGTTGCTCAAATGAAGAGAgataataaaagaagaaataaaatcgAAGGAGATAACGAGGACGAAAAAAATGTCTTGCCAAATCCAGCACAAGCAGCAGCAGCATCAGCTCTAGCATTTTCAGTAGGTGCAATTGTGCCATTACTGGCTGCATCTTTTATAAGAGATTATAAAGTGAGAATTGGAGCTGTTGTTGCTGCTGTCACCATAGCTTTAATGGTGTTTGGATGGTTAGGAGCTGTGTTGGGCAAAGCACCAGCAATCAAGTCATCTGCTAGGGTTTTGTTTGGAGGTTGGTTGGCCATGGCTATAACTTATGGCTTGACAAAATTGATTGGTTCTAGTGGCCtttaa
- the LOC125853125 gene encoding probable sugar phosphate/phosphate translocator At2g25520: protein MGKGAALSNGVVKKIILSYTYVALWIFISFTVIVYNKYILDRKLYGWPFPISLTMIQMTFCSSLAFLLVRVFKVVEPVSLSWNVYLTCILPIGALYSVSLWLSNSAYIYLSVSFIQMLKALMPVAVYTIGILFKKDTFNYSTMGNMLAISVGVAIAAYGEAKYDSWGVFLLLVGVLFEATRLVMIQILLTSKGIFLNPITFLYYVAPSCLVFLSIPWIFLELPILRQSSRSQFDFAIFGTNSLCAFALNLAVFLLVGKTSVLTMNVAGVVKDWLLIAFSWSVIKDTVTPVNLIGYGLAFLGVAYYNHNKLQAKKSQQADEEARRLLLERDSNGSSDSQA from the coding sequence ATGGGGAAAGGTGCTGCCTTGTCAAACGGAGTAGTGAAGAAGATCATTCTTTCTTATACATATGTAGCACTCTGGATCTTCATCTCCTTCACTGTCATTGTTTACAACAAATACATTCTTGACCGCAAGCTCTATGGATGGCCCTTTCCCATCTCTCTAACAATGATCCAAATGACCTTTTGTTCATCTTTGGCTTTCCTCCTTGTTCGTGTTTTCAAAGTTGTTGAGCCTGTTTCCTTATCTTGGAATGTTTATCTCACTTGCATACTTCCCATTGGTGCTCTTTACTCTGTTTCTCTTTGGCTTTCAAATTCTGCTTACATTTATCTTTCTGTTTCCTTTATACAAATGCTCAAAGCCCTTATGCCTGTTGCTGTTTATACCATCGGGATCTTGTTTAAAAAGGACACTTTTAACTACTCCACCATGGGTAATATGCTGGCAATTTCAGTGGGTGTTGCTATCGCTGCTTATGGTGAAGCAAAGTATGATTCTTGGGGTGTTTTTCTTCTGTTGGTTGGTGTTTTGTTTGAGGCTACTAGACTTGTTATGATCCAGATCTTGTTGACTTCAAAGGGTATTTTTTTGAATCCAATTACTTTTCTCTACTATGTTGCTCCTAGCTGCTTGGTTTTCTTGTCAATTCCTTGGATTTTTCTGGAGCTTCCAATTTTGAGACAGAGCTCGCGTTCTCAATTTGATTTTGCTATTTTTGGGACTAATTCGTTGTGTGCCTTCGCCTTGAACTTGGCTGTGTTCTTGTTGGTGGGAAAGACTTCAGTTTTGACTATGAATGTTGCTGGGGTTGTCAAAGATTGGCTTCTTATTGCATTTTCTTGGTCAGTGATTAAGGACACTGTGACTCCAGTGAATCTGATTGGGTATGGATTAGCTTTCTTGGGAGTTGCATACTATAATCATAACAAGTTACAGGCGAAGAAATCTCAGCAAGCTGATGAGGAAGCACGGAGATTGTTGCTTGAGAGAGACTCTAATGGATCATCTGATTCACAGGCCTAG